The following proteins are co-located in the Prionailurus viverrinus isolate Anna chromosome A1, UM_Priviv_1.0, whole genome shotgun sequence genome:
- the LOC125171883 gene encoding olfactory receptor 2L8-like, producing MENNNQTSTDFFLLGLFPPSEIGLFSFIFIVLIFVMALFGNMSIIIVILLDTHLHTPMYFLLSQLSLMDLNYISTIVPKMVSNYLFGNKSISFIGCGVQSFFFITLAGAEGLLLACMAYDRYVAICFPLHYVIHMRKRVLVLMITGSWIMSSINSCAHNVYALHIPYCRSRTINHFFCDLPAMLTLACMDTWVYEYMVFVSTTVFLVLPFIGIACSYGRVLLTIYHMHSTEGRKKAYSTCTTHLTVVTFYYAPFAYTYLRPRSLRTPTEDKILAIFYTILTPMLNPIIYSLRNKEVMGALRRVIQRICCSV from the coding sequence ATGGAAAATAATAACCAAACATCTACTGATTTTTTCTTATTGGGATTATTCCCACCATCAGAAATTGgcctgttttccttcattttcattgttctcaTTTTCGTAATGGCTCTTTTTGGCAACATgtccatcatcatcgtcatcctCCTGGACACTCATCTCCACACACCCATGTATTTTCTACTTAGTCAGCTCTCCCTCATGGACCTGAACTATATCTCCACCATTGTCCCCAAGATGGTGTCCAATTATCTCTTTGGAAATAAGTCGATTTCTTTCATTGGGTGTGGAGTTCAGAGTTTCTTCTTCATTACATTAGCTGGTGCAGAAGGATTACTGTTGGCCTGTATGGCTTATGATCGTTATGTGGCCATTTGCTTTCCTCTTCACTATGTCATTCATATGAGAAAAAGAGTActtgtgttgatgattacaggATCTTGGATAATGAGCTCGATCAACTCCTGTGCCCACAATGTATATGCCCTCCATATCCCTTATTGTCGATCCAGAACCATCAATCATTTCTTCTGTGATCTCCCGGCCATGTTGACACTGGCCTGCATGGACACCTGGGTCTATGAGTACATGGTGTTTGTGAGCACCACAGTCTTCCTTGTGTTACCTTTCATTGGCATTGCATGTTCCTATGGCCGAGTTCTCCTCACCATCTACCACATGCACTCaacagaagggaggaagaaggccTATTCCACCTGTACCACACACCTCACTGTGGTAACTTTCTACTATGCACCCTTTGCTTACACTTACCTACGCCCAAGATCACTGAGAACTCCAACAGAGGACAAAATTCTGGCCATCTTCTACACGATCCTGACCCCAATGCTCAACCCCATCATTTACAGCTTGAGAAACAAGGAGGTGATGGGAGCCCTGAGAAGAGTGATTCAGAGGATCTGCTGCTCTGTATAA